One Microcaecilia unicolor chromosome 8, aMicUni1.1, whole genome shotgun sequence DNA window includes the following coding sequences:
- the SLC32A1 gene encoding vesicular inhibitory amino acid transporter: protein MATLIRSKISNVATSVSNKSQAKMSGMFARMGFQAATDEEAVGFAHCDDLDMEHRQGLQMDVLKSEVSVDGGGDPTLEGDFHYQRDGTGPPPSTSKDEGMCSELSSQGKPKITSWEAGWNVTNAIQGMFVLGLPYAILHGGYLGLFLIIFAAVVCCYTGKILIACLYEENEDGDIVRTRDSYVDIANACCAPRFPKLGGRIVNVAQIIELVMTCILYVVVSGNLMYNSFPNLPISQKSWSIIATAVLLPCAFLKNLKAVSKFSLLCTLAHFVINILVIAYCLSRARDWAWDKVKFYIDVKKFPISIGIIVFSYTSQIFLPSLEGNMQNPKEFHSMMNWTHIAACILKGLFALVAYLTWADETKEVITDNLPSTIRAVVNIFLVSKALLSYPLPFFAAVEVLERSLFQEGSRAVFPNCYAGDGRLKSWGLTLRCALVVFTLLMAIYVPHFALLMGLTGSLTGAGLCFLLPSLFHLKLQWRKLLWHHVFFDVAIFVIGSICSFSGFIHSLEGLIEAYRTNAED, encoded by the exons atggcaacCTTAATCAGAAGCAAAATTTCCAACGTTGCCACCTCGGTTTCGAATAAATCCCAGGCAAAAATGAGTGGAATGTTCGCTAGAATGGGATTTCAGGCGGCAACCGATGAGGAAGCTGTTGGCTTTGCCCATTGCGACGATCTGGACATGGAGCACAGACAGGGGCTTCAGATGGACGTCTTAAAGTCTGAAGTAAGCGTGGACGGAGGAGGAGATCCTACCCTGGAAGGGGACTTCCATTATCAGAGAGACGGCACCGGTCCCCCACCTTCAACCTCCAAGGATGAGGGTATGTGCTCGGAGTTATCCTCCCAGGGAAAACCGAAAATCACATCTTGGGAAGCTGGTTGGAACGTCACCAATGCTATCCAG GGGATGTTTGTCCTTGGCCTGCCCTATGCTATTCTTCACGGTGGATACCTAGgactatttttaattattttcgcTGCAGTCGTATGCTGTTATACTGGAAAAATTCTTATTGCCTGTCTCTACGAAGAAAATGAAGATGGGGATATAGTACGAACCAGAGACTCCTATGTTGATATTGCCAATGCATGCTGCGCCCCAAGGTTTCCAAAACTTGGGGGTAGGATTGTGAACGTGGCCCAGATTATCGAGCTAGTCATGACCTGCATTCTTTACGTGGTGGTCAGTGGCAACCTAATGTACAATAGCTTCCCAAACTTGCCTATTTCCCAAAAGTCCTGGTCAATTATTGCCACAGCAGTCCTGCTTCCATGTGCTTTCTTGAAGAACCTCAAAGCCGTCTCCAAATTTAGCTTGCTCTGCACCTTGGCCCATTTTGTCATCAATATTTTAGTGATCGCCTACTGTCTCTCTAGAGCACGCGACTGGGCTTGGGACAAAGTCAAGTTTTACATTGATGTGAAGAAGTTCCCCATATCTATTGGCATAATTGTTTTTAGTTACACCTCCCAGATTTTTTTACCCTCTCTGGAGGGAAATATGCAGAACCCTAAGGAGTTTCATAGCATGATGAACTGGACTCACATTGCAGCTTGCATTCTCAAGGGACTCTTTGCCTTGGTCGCATACCTGACCTGGGCTGATGAAACGAAAGAAGTCATCACAGACAACCTACCGTCCACCATAAGAGCCGTAGTCAACATTTTCTTGGTATCCAAAGCTTTGCTTTCTTATCCATTGCCCTTCTTCGCAGCCGTGGAAGTCTTGGAGAGATCTCTTTTCCAAGAGGGGAGCAGGGCTGTGTTCCCCAACTGTTACGCGGGCGATGGCAGGTTAAAATCCTGGGGACTTACCCTCAGGTGCGCTCTGGTAGTTTTTACCTTACTGATGGCTATCTATGTCCCTCATTTTGCCCTGTTGATGGGCCTGACAGGCAGCCTCACAGGAGCAGGCCTCTGTTTTCTGCTCCCTAGCCTCTTCCACCTTAAACtacagtggaggaagcttctgtGGCACCATGTCTTTTTTGATGTTGCCATTTTCGTTATAGGTTCTATATGTAGTTTTTCCGGGTTTATCCATTCTTTGGAGGGCTTAATAGAAGCTTACAGAACCAATGCAGAAGACTAA